In Oryza sativa Japonica Group chromosome 8, ASM3414082v1, the sequence GCCGCGAGCCGCGTCCAGCTACAAACCACTCAACCCAAACGCATCCAAAACCCCTCGCTGAGCTGCCATGCATGCACTCCCCCTCCTCCCACTATAAATTATCACCACCTCATTCCCGCCATgtctcaccaccaccaccaccaacactgCAACACAACACACCACCATGAAGACGGCATCAATGGCGGCGTCGCTGCTCATCCCGCTCTGCCTCTGCATCCTCCTCCTGCGCGGCGCCTCCGCCGTGAGCGACCAGCAAGAAGCCGGCCGTCGCGATAGCTGCGACCGCATCGACCGCCGCATCCGCGCGCTGGAGCCGACGCGCCGCGTCGACTCCGAGGCCGGCCACACCGAGCTCTACGACGACCGCGACGGCCAGCTCCCctgcgccggcgtcgccgccgcgcgcatcACCATCCAGCgcaacggcctcctcctcccttcctatTCCAACTCCCCCCGCCTCGCCTACATCGTCCACGGCCGTGGCATCGTCGGCGTCGTCATCCCCGGCTGCCCCGAGACGTACCAGgagacctcgtcgtcgtcgtcgcaggagcaggaggacgacgagcgccgccgccgtggccgccgtggTGATGAGGAGAGACGGCGATCgagcgagggagaggaggaggaggaagaggagaccAGCCGCCGCAGCTTCGAGCAGTCCATCCGCGACGAGCACCAGAGGATCACCACCGTCCGCCAGGGCGACGTCGTGGCCATCCCCGCCGGCGCGCCGTTCTGGGTCCACAACGACGGCGACTCCCCGCTCGTCGCCATCTCCGTTCACGACGTCAGCAACAACGCCAACCAGCTCGACCAAACCTCCAGGGTACGTACGTGCGTAATCAATCTcgagattaattaattgatgGACTCCATCGGTCGAACACCTAACGTGCAATGTTTCTTCTGCAGCGTTTCCGGCTAGCCGGCGGGCAGGCGAGGAGCGAGGGGAGGCAGAGGTACGGTGAGGGCGAGTCGTCGGAGTCGGAGAcggaacgcggcggcgaggagtcgTACAACATCCTGAGCGGCTTCGACACCGAGCTGCTCGCCGAGTCGATGCGCGTCAGCCCGGACATCGCGCGCAAGCTGCAGGGCCGCAGCGACAAGCGCGGCAACATCGTGcgcgtccgccgcggcggcctccgCATGCTCCGCCCGGCGACGGAGCGGGTGACCGACGAGGAGATGATGAGGggcgccaacgccgccgccgccgccgggaacggGATCGACGAGGCCGTCTGCTTGATGAAGCTCCGCGAGAACGTCGCCGACCCGATGAAGGCCGACCTCTACACCCCCAATGGCGGCCGCATCACCGTCCTCAACAGCCAGAAGCTCCCCGTCCTCAAGCTCATCAAGATGAGCGTCAACCGCGGCGTCATGCGCCGGGTGAGACGACGAACGATCACTGTTTTAAACAGttggtggacgtccacccgtttttTTCATGGCATCtaaatccttaaaaaaaattttcaaaaaaattaacatgataagttaaaatataatatatcacttcagAAATATGTAAATTGAAATTTAACttatacaagttgtaacaaaaataacaacttGTAAAAGTCGAATTTGAACCTGCATATTTGTAAAATGATATATTACTAActtgtaattttttaaaatttttttttataattatttaggtGGTATATAAGAAACTAGTAGACGTTCACCTGAGAGTTTAGAATCCAACTTCTATGATTAATTAACAGACACGAATTAATCGATGgtgtttgatttgatttgcaGAACGCGATCCTGGCGCCGCACTGGAACATCAACGCGCACGCGGCGGTGTACGCGACGAGCGGGAGCGCGAGGCTGCAGGTGGTGAGCAGCGAGGGGCGGCGGGTGTTcgacggcgagctccggcgCGGGCAGATGGTGGTGGTGCCGCAGAGCTTCGCGGTGGCGGggcgcgccggcgacgaggggtTCGCGTGGGTGTCGTTCCAGACGAGCGACGGCGCCATGAACGCGCCGGTGGTTGGCAAGTCGTCGGCGCTGCGCGGGATGCCGGCGGACGTGCTGGACAACGCGTTCGGCGTGTcgagggaggaggcgcgcaTGGTCAAGTTCGGGAGGGGGCAGGAGCTCGCCATCTTCTCCCCCaagtccggcgccgccgcccgccgccgccgctctcccggCCACAGGGACGACGGCGTGCTCGCCGCCCCGGCCTGAGGCGTACGTAGATACCAGCGTGAGCGCACGTGCGCATGTACATGTAGTACTAATAATGTGCACGTTTTCCGTTAAGGGTGCCACGCACTGCATGCACCGTATGTTGGCCCGTACATGTACGGTGTACCCGATCTAGAATAAATGAAGTCGCTGCTGCTACCAAAGTGCAGTGTGTTAATTAAGAGCTCGTTTCGctttatcaattaaaatttgGCTTAAACTGTGAATTAACTGTGGAACAATCCGAAATTTTGTCGGTCGATCAGCGCATGAATCTATCCATGGCTGTGTTCTTAAGAGCAAGTTCCTAACACTCATCTCTCtcattttccacgcgcacgttttttaaattgttaaacggtgtattttttttaaaaaaaagttttctatGCGAAAGTTGTttagaaaaatcatattgatctatttttgaaaaaaaagttaatatttaattaatcatgcgctaataaaCTACTCCGTTTTCCGCGCCCATTATGCAGGTTCCCATCCTCCCCTAGCGAACACAGCCATAATATTAGTTTTACATGAGCTCGAGGGAGGAGTCGTCAACCATCGTGTGTAGTTGCTGGAAGTAGGGACGTAGGCGGGTGACCGTGAACTTGTTTATAGGTCAAACAAGTAGTAAACCTGCGGGTTCATGTGTCGTGGTCTAACTTACTGTATTTATGGATGTAATTGAGTCAACCCATGAATCTACTTATATGTCAAAAATACTAGTAGGCAATACACAAATCAATCTGTGGCTTACTCActaattttatctataaatggATTCTCCGGGTCGGCCCACTTATACATCCCTAGCTGGAAGgtgagcgaggaggaagagaggagaggggggagggggtaaGGAAGAAGGCAAGATGAGGTGGAAATCACATGCTAACTCAACAAGTTAACCACGATCAAACTGCCACATCAGTAGAAGCCATTTTCAAAACCATGAAAGGagttgatttgcaccggttttcaaAGATGAAAAAGGTATACTCTTTTTAGTTTTGCGGTTGAAGGAGACAATTCAACTGGGGAGCAAGATAGGGGAGGAAAGACAGACTTATTCCCAATGCGTACAGAATACTGGCCCAAGTCCACTAAACTGCCCAAGATTGCAGGCTCACAGCACAGCACCAGGATTGCTAACTCAACAAGTCAACACGATCAAACTCCCACATCAGCAGAAAACCATGAAATGAGTTGATTTGTACCGGTTTTCAAAGATGAAGTAGGTGCTACACTCATTTTGCACTTTTGCGGTTCAAGGAGGCGATTCGCGagcaagagaggagggaggaacaACAGACTTATTTACAATGCGTACAGCCCAAGATTGCAGGCTcacagcacagcacagcacCAGGATTCCTCCATttccaccggcgccggcggccgccgaaACCGCCCGCTGCACTCCGGCGGCCGCCCACCGTTTCCCCCCACCAAAAAAGGTACCACCGCCTCGCTCCTTAACCCCCCTACCCCCGACCATGTCGCCGCGTTCTCCTCCCTCCAATCCGCCATGGCGGCGCCCAAGCCACTGTCCCCGCGCCTCGCCGTCCCGCTCGCCATtgctctcctcctcgccctcggcctcgTCGCCGACTTCCTCTGgtcatcatcttcctcctctggcACCTCCGGCCGCGGCCAGCTCGCCTCCGCTTCCAGGACGGTAAGCGCTTGATTCCGCCCAATGCGGCCTGCCCCGCCGCCGTGATGCAGCTTACTCTACCAGCCTATGCAGGCAACGGCGAAGAAGAGCGGTAGGGCGCGCGGGaagaagccggcggcggagggctaCCTCAATGCGACGTACGCCGACATACCGGCGCCGCGGTGGGACTGGGAGGAGATGCCGGCGGCGCCCGTGCCCCGCCTCGACGGCTACTCCGTCCAGATCGGCGACCTGCTCTACGTCTTCGCAGGGTACGAGAACCTCGACCATGTGAGAATCCCCCCCTCTTACAATTCCACACTCTCTTTGCAAAAATGCATTCTCTCATTTACTAATTTTCTGCTTTCTGTTCACCTCAATTTCAGGTGCATTCTCATGTTGATGTGTACAATTTCACTTCCAACACATGGACGGGGAGGTTTGATATGCCCAAGGAGATGGCAAATTCACATCTAGGAATAGCAACAGATGGGAGGTACATTTACGCGCTGACCGGGCAATTCGGTCCCCAGTGCCGATCACCTATAAACCGCAACTTCGTTGTAGACACAGTGACAAAAGAGTGGCATGAACtgccccctttgccagttcctAGGTATGCTCTATGGAGTCTGTCATCACTTACCATTGGTGCTTATGTTATGTGTTGTTGTGTATCATCTTTAATTCTTAGGCTGCTATCACTTAAGCAATTGATGCACTTATGTTGATTTTAGTATTGAATTATCGATCAACCTTAGCCTAGTAATGATTACTGAGCAAATATCAGGCCAATAGAATTTGTTGATCTGAAAAAGGCTGCTATTTCTGCTATGATTTTAAGATGTTCTAAAGCTATGTAATGATCTTATTGCTATACCATATAAACAATCAGGTAGACAAAACAAACTTATGTTGTAACACCCCTTAGGTATGCACCCGCTACTCAACTTTGGCGTGGACGGCTCCATGTGATGGGTGGTGGAAAAGAAGATCGCCATGAACCTGGATTAGAGCACTGGAGCTTAGCTGTCAAGGATGGCAAAGCATTGGAGAATGAGTGGCGAACTGAGATAGCCATACCCCGTGGTGGACCTCATAGGTTTGTACGAGTGTACTTGTTGTCAGTTGTGCCGTTTATGCAGTTTGCTAATTGATGTGCAGATTTTATTAGTGAGAACACATGCAACTGATTAGAATATTGACAGTACTTCATTTTTGTCTTAACTTTTTACAGGGCATGCATTGTTGCTAATGATAAACTCTTTGTCATTGGCGGTCAAGAGGGAGACTTCATGGCAAAACCAGGCTCGCCGATATTTAAATGTGTACGGAGGCATGAGGTATGTATGCTTATGTAACTCCTTGATGTTACAAATTGAAGATTACTTACCTGCACCTGATGTTTATTCCCTTATTATCAAAATACAAGATATAACGCTACAGTTTGCATTGGCCACTTAGTGATATTAACACTTGATGTTTTTAACTATTCTAAACAAAAATAACAGTAGTTACACCCAGTGAGTACTTAtcattgttaaaaaaaaaagtgacatGAACTTCCATATAAGAATTCTAGTTAGTAGTCTCTGTTTACATTTTGATTTTTATGTTCTAGCCGTTTATGGCTATAGCTTGATTCTGCCATAAACACAATTTGCACTTTTGCAGGTTGTGTACGGTGATGTGTATATGCTAGATGATGGAAATAAATGGAAGCAACTATCTCCACTGCCAAAGCCAAATTCCCACATAGAGTGTGCATGGGTTATAGTTAATAACTCTGTAATAATTGTTGGTGGAACTACGGAAAAGCATCCTATTACCAAAAAGATGATTCTTGTCGGTGAAGTTTTCCGGTTCGATTTGGATACACTGGTATGTCAGTTATATGCACCTTTCATGGTTATATTCTCCCAAGCATAGTCAAATGATTTGACAGATAAACATCTGGAATGCTCCTTTTTCAGACATGGTCAGTCATTGGCCGCATGCCTTTCCGAATCAAGACGGCCCTAGCTGGTTACTGGGATGGTTGGCTCTATTTCACTTCTGGGCAGCGAGATAGGGGGCCTGATAATCCTGCTCCAAAGAAAGTTGTTGGTTGCACGTGGAGAACAAAACTACACCTTTGATGTGGAAAGTTTTAGCTGTTGTTACTGTAGATTATAGGTCAGTATCTGTTTCCCTTTTCTAACTGCTAGGCTCTCCAGAAGCTATTTTTGTCCTGTATTTTGTATGATAGATTGACTTCTGATTCATAGTGTCCTTGTTGTCTATATTGTTGTGCATCCACATTTCCTAGATGAATTTCTTGCCATGTTCTTCTAAATGGCCAGAATATAATATATTAACACAATCATTTTGCCACTTCTTGCTGCCTTATGTAAGATAGTCACCTTGTTGGTCGTACCATGGACTGTATCTGCAGAGTTCGAACTGAAGTTTCTGTTGCGTGTTCTGAATGTTGACGTTCCTCCTGATTTTGATGCTGTCTACTTGTGTTCTGAATGATAACTTGTGTCCTgattttaatgctgtttacctGCTTGTCTTCATTCTCACGTTTGGAATCGGAATACCAGAATCTAGGCATATCTCCAAACAACCCAAATGAACTTCTGTAACAGTATTTTATAGATCCAATCCATTTCCAACCTTTTTTGAGGGTAGCAGCAGTCAAGGAATCAATATAGATCTACTGTATCGAAATTGGATTGTCGTCCTCTGCTTTGTCATTCTGTTAAGCTATATAAGTATATGGTTTACTTATGCAGCAACCATTTTTGTCATGTTGCATGGCTGTTTGCACCTTTGACAATTTGGTATGTTAACTGGCTTCAATTCAAGGGGCTAATTGACTGTGAAACGTGAACCATTCTGcgctaatattcttttcttccTACGTTGCTTGTGACGAATATTCTGCTAGATTGAGTTGCGGCTGATTTAGCTACTATGTTTCTTTCAAGTTTCATTGCACGTAGCAGCTTTAGCAGATAAGctttaatatattttatgacTATGCTTCAATCTATTTTTTGCCTACCTTTTCTTCTTCTACCATATATAATTTTCATGTACAAAAGGGCTCCACGTCGAGttacaattattttatttatttaactaATCATGATAGCATTGGTGCAATTATTTGCATATTTATTAGAGATAGAAATAGACTTCATCAATTTAATTCCAAGATATACCAACTATTTCCTCCCCCATTTTCTTCTCATTTGCCTTGATGTCAAGAAAGAATCATTTCTCCTGCAAGAATTATTGAACCCCATTATAATATAGTTCATGATACATTTTCTCCTCTTCTGGTGCAGATCATGACCAGCTGTTGGGTGATTACTGATGACACTCTCTGCTGGATGATTGTGACTCAgtcatttcttcttcttcctttgtgTAGCTTAAACTTTGCCGGCATTGACAGGGGACCTGTCACAATTAACAATGGCTAATCATCACCGCATGGAACTGACTTGGTCTTATCGTCTTATTTAGTAGGATTTAATTAGGCCCAACTTCTCCGTGGACGCCCGGTCTGGCGGTGGCGGATGGGCGGCCGGCGATGAGCTCGCCGTCGTTGTCGCCGCTGAGGCGAGCTGCTCGCCCGGTCACCGACTACCACCTCAAATCCATGCATGCCGATATATATTTTCTGAAAGCTCACATCATCGTATGATACTAAGTAGGGTCAAAAATTAAATTTGGTTCGAGTTAAAAAATGTAGCTGTTCTTGTTACTGAAAATTAGATATCATAGAACTGTTGTGTTGTATATGAAAACTTTTTAGTAATCATGGCTTCTAAGCTACATCATAATCATGTAGCCTCATTATTTTTACTAATGAATTCCTGGTCTCCTGGACtattttcttttgcctgggtgTGTTGCTCCTTTTTTGCCACAAAGTCACAGGAGAAAAAACAGCCAATCATGGGATTTGTGTTGATGGTGATGTGCTAATTCGATTCCATTTGTGTATGGACATATGGTGATCGGCATGGGGCCAATGATTCAGTGGCTCTAACACATGTCAAGAAAAAAGGTGATGACTAGGATCAATCaaaacacatacacacacaaaatGGTTTCAGAAGTAGTCGCGAGTTGCAGTAGTTGCTAGCTACATCTAGTGGTTAACCAACTTTTATCTAGAGGTTACGTCTAATTGCAACAGCTGCTAGTTACTAGTAGCTACATCTAACTAATCTAAGGTTAACTACATGTAACTAATCTAAAGGTGTTTACCCTTTTTTGGTCTAGAGTTTTCTTACTGTCCCCAATTCCCATGATCACCTTTTTAGCACAAAAATCATGTCAACAGGGGTTAAATTATGAGCTGAGGTTGTTTATGGCCTAACATATATCCAGCATATGACAAAATGCAACCACacgttttcctttctttttataATAGAACAAATTTCTCAGCCTCTGGATTTCATTTATAATTAATTGTCCACACAAATACAGTCGCATATTtaaaggccctgtttagtttccaaaaacttttttccaaaaacatcacatcgaatctttggttACActcatagagtattaaatatagataaattcaaaaactaattgcacagttagaggagaaatcgcgagatgaatcttttgaggctaattagtccatgattagctataagtgctacagtaacccacatgtgctaatgacagattaattagtctcaaaagattcatctcgcggttttcaagcgagttatgaaattagttttttcatttgtgtctaAAAACCCTTTCCAACATTCGGTCAAACGTCctatgtgacacctaaaaatttacttttcacgaactaaacaaaATGATCAACTACTGGATATACATCTATAGAAATACGAACATACACTTTTCCCCTAATTTGAAAACGATATTGAtccaaattttataaaatttagaattCGACTTTGCTTTCACTTTGCCAGTCATGCGGATCTTTCTGGCATCCCTCACACGTAATTACTCCACGAGCCTTCCACTCGAATCTGCCACGTCACCGACGAACGGATGGGATCACGCCACGTGTCCCCTACCCCTCCCCGGACGGCGCGGGCAACACGCGATCCTGGCCGTGGAGTGGAGAGATCCCTTTGCTCGCTGAGCACTCTACCCCGggtccactgacatgtgggtcccaccactcGTGTGGGCCCGGGAAGTCGCTAGAATAAATAGGCCCCACACCTCTCGTCTCCGCCTACTCACCCGCCCGGTATTTACCATTCTGCCCCTCCGGCGAGCCCCACCCTTTCCCGCCCTCATGGCGCCCAGCAACCGCCTCGccggagctgcggcggcggcggcggcggcgcctcctcctcctcctcctcctccgccgcctcctctacCTCCGAGAGGATCTCCCGCGCCGTCGGAGAACCATACAGCGATCTCGGCGCCTCTGCTGCAGCCCGCGGGGGCGggcgcgggcgacgcggcgccgCTGGCGAAGTGGCTGCGGCGGCTCGAGGCGTTCCTCTCGGCGGCGGGGCTCGCGGCGTCGAGCCCGCTCGGGAAGGCCGGGGCGGCGTCCGCGCTCGCCGTGCTGGGCGTCGCGCTGCCGGCGCTGGCGGTGGCGCTCTCCCCGTGCCGCGGGCGCGGGAGGGGTTGCGACGAGTTCGAGGTGGAGGTGTTCGAGGTGTGCGTGCTTCTGtcgcaggcggcggccgcggccgtcgcGCTCGCGTGCGTGTCGAGGAAGATGGCCATGTACGGCCTCCGCAAGTTCCTCTTCGTCGACCCGGAGCTCGGCATGCGGATCCGCTTCCAGAAGGAGTACGTCGCTAAGATCAAGGTGATGTCTCGCCGCCTTCAAATCGATGTAATTTTGGATTACACTGAAATTCACCTAGTCATTGACTTCAATTGATAGGGATTAGcgagtttttttagataatgatagTGATTAGTGAGGAGTAGTTGCTAAATTGTTTTATATTTAGTTAAGACATTTTCTCGATGAATTACTACTCCACTACTAGATTATGGCATGAAAGTAGGTGTCATTTTACTGCAACTTGTgcatttgaaggagaaatttgTGGACTCAGGTGGAATGTGATGTTCAGATTGTTTAGCATTGAGGAAACCTGGAGGATTTTGAGGCTGTGGTTGTAAGCTTGTGCTTGCATCTAGGTTGTAATTTAGTACGAGATCTTTTGTATGGAGTTACATTTTTTATTATGGTAGCACCTTGGATTCATGGGATTGTCTTCAGTGAAGGGTGAACTGCGGTGATTGATTCTCTCAGTTATATATGCATTTGCATGTTGCTACTTCTACTTATGCCCCCATGTGAGTTGATGTCATGTGCATGGGAGGTCACTTTTTTTGTCTGTGCCGACAAACctgtttgtgtttttttacaTGAAGACGCGTCATTAGGGGCTGAACAAAGAATCGTGCTCTGGAAGACTCACATTTCTTCAGATATGTCTTTAGCAGTTCTAATGGGAGGAATCAATTGAAGCATAAAGCCATACTTGATTTGTTATCAATAGACAATGTTTGGTTAGGAAATGGGCACACTCTGATTTctgtacttttttctttttggaacagaagacaaattaaaaataaaaatgagctGTGTCCTGCTAGGTCTATGGTCTGGCTGAAACTGCTATCACCCTTTGCGTGATGCTTCATGCTTTATTTTTCTAGTGGATGTtttaattgcaaaatttaatgtTTAGGATGGTAATAACCATGCATTTGTTATTTGATATGCCAGAGTTTTGTTTGCCATATTGACATGTGTTTTCAATCTCTATGGCAGGATTTCTTCAGCACAATTTTGTGGTGGATATTGCCATGCTTTGTTGTGAAGGTCACACGAGAAATGTTCCGTTTCTCCCATATCTTCCAAGAGTCGACTTGGAGATCATGTGCTGTACTGTTTGCTTCCATCATGTCATGGATGTATCTGACCACAATTATATTAACCTCCTGCATGCTTTTCAACTTGGTTTGCAACCTACAAGTTATTCATTTCGATGACTATGGAAAACTTCTAGAACAAGATTCAGATCCTTTGGTCTATTTAAAAGAGCACCTGCAGCTTCGTCATAATCTCTCCAAAATCAGTCACAGGTTCCGCATGTTCCTTTTGCTGCTCTTCTTTTCTGTTACAGCAAGCCAGTTTGCCATTCTGTTCAAGACAACAGCATATACTGGACCAATCAATTTCACTAATGGTGGTGATATAGCTGTGAGTACAATATTAAAAATCACATAATGTTCCCTTCTGGTTATGTTTAAAAACAAAACAGATCATAAATAGATTTCTCTTATGATGCAGGTCTCTTCCGTTGTTCAAGTTGTCGGTCTTGTCCTTTGTTTGCATGCAGCTGCTAAAATTTCTCACAGAGCTCAAAACATTGCTTCACTGGCTAGTCGATGGCATGCCTTAGTAACATGCTCTAGTGATTCTACTTATGTAAGCACACCAAACAGTTCTGGGAACCTTGTGCCTTTTCCAGCACATATGTTCTTGAGAGACTTTTCAGAAAGTGATTTGGAGTCTCTGGAGAGTGGCTCAGTACAAGGCAATTCTCATGGCACAGCTCAATTGGCTTCATACATGTCTTCATACCACAAGAGGGAATCACTTGGTTAGTAAATCTAAAGCTTCCATTTGAAGTTTGCATTGCTTAATCTTTTTTCATTGTGATAACTTGGAATTAATGCATACCTTACTTTACAAGacattcttttcttttatattgTTAAGTGTTAAAGCTAACATTTCAtatacagattttttttttgggtgtccTGTTTgattcttatgttttttttattcttctGTGTTTCACTGCAGTGCTGTATCTTCTGGGCAACCCAGGTGGCATCACGATATTTGGCTGGATCGTTGATCGGACATTCCTAAATACAATTCTGATGCTCGAATTAACACTTGTGCTCTTCGTGCTTAGCAAGACCGTTGTGGTTCCGGCCAAAACATTAGTTCTTGATTACATCAGGTTTCCATGATGGGGGCTATCACATCTCAAACATCTGAATTTGGTCCGGATCGCTAGATATGGTGAATTGAGGATACACATCAGGCTCCTATTGCCACCATGCCAGAATCCGATCTGGTGGACAGAAAATCTGATCTTCTGAGGATTAAAATCATCTGCTGGATCTGAGAACTACAAGGTTGGTCTCTCTTGAGG encodes:
- the LOC4344574 gene encoding cocosin 1; protein product: MKTASMAASLLIPLCLCILLLRGASAVSDQQEAGRRDSCDRIDRRIRALEPTRRVDSEAGHTELYDDRDGQLPCAGVAAARITIQRNGLLLPSYSNSPRLAYIVHGRGIVGVVIPGCPETYQETSSSSSQEQEDDERRRRGRRGDEERRRSSEGEEEEEEETSRRSFEQSIRDEHQRITTVRQGDVVAIPAGAPFWVHNDGDSPLVAISVHDVSNNANQLDQTSRRFRLAGGQARSEGRQRYGEGESSESETERGGEESYNILSGFDTELLAESMRVSPDIARKLQGRSDKRGNIVRVRRGGLRMLRPATERVTDEEMMRGANAAAAAGNGIDEAVCLMKLRENVADPMKADLYTPNGGRITVLNSQKLPVLKLIKMSVNRGVMRRNAILAPHWNINAHAAVYATSGSARLQVVSSEGRRVFDGELRRGQMVVVPQSFAVAGRAGDEGFAWVSFQTSDGAMNAPVVGKSSALRGMPADVLDNAFGVSREEARMVKFGRGQELAIFSPKSGAAARRRRSPGHRDDGVLAAPA
- the LOC4344575 gene encoding kelch repeat-containing protein At3g27220, with amino-acid sequence MAAPKPLSPRLAVPLAIALLLALGLVADFLWSSSSSSGTSGRGQLASASRTATAKKSGRARGKKPAAEGYLNATYADIPAPRWDWEEMPAAPVPRLDGYSVQIGDLLYVFAGYENLDHVHSHVDVYNFTSNTWTGRFDMPKEMANSHLGIATDGRYIYALTGQFGPQCRSPINRNFVVDTVTKEWHELPPLPVPRYAPATQLWRGRLHVMGGGKEDRHEPGLEHWSLAVKDGKALENEWRTEIAIPRGGPHRACIVANDKLFVIGGQEGDFMAKPGSPIFKCVRRHEVVYGDVYMLDDGNKWKQLSPLPKPNSHIECAWVIVNNSVIIVGGTTEKHPITKKMILVGEVFRFDLDTLTWSVIGRMPFRIKTALAGYWDGWLYFTSGQRDRGPDNPAPKKVVGCTWRTKLHL
- the LOC4344576 gene encoding uncharacterized protein, which translates into the protein MAPSNRLAGAAAAAAAAPPPPPPPPPPPLPPRGSPAPSENHTAISAPLLQPAGAGAGDAAPLAKWLRRLEAFLSAAGLAASSPLGKAGAASALAVLGVALPALAVALSPCRGRGRGCDEFEVEVFEVCVLLSQAAAAAVALACVSRKMAMYGLRKFLFVDPELGMRIRFQKEYVAKIKDFFSTILWWILPCFVVKVTREMFRFSHIFQESTWRSCAVLFASIMSWMYLTTIILTSCMLFNLVCNLQVIHFDDYGKLLEQDSDPLVYLKEHLQLRHNLSKISHRFRMFLLLLFFSVTASQFAILFKTTAYTGPINFTNGGDIAVSSVVQVVGLVLCLHAAAKISHRAQNIASLASRWHALVTCSSDSTYVSTPNSSGNLVPFPAHMFLRDFSESDLESLESGSVQGNSHGTAQLASYMSSYHKRESLVLYLLGNPGGITIFGWIVDRTFLNTILMLELTLVLFVLSKTVVVPAKTLVLDYIRFP